The following coding sequences are from one Gossypium raimondii isolate GPD5lz chromosome 4, ASM2569854v1, whole genome shotgun sequence window:
- the LOC105780111 gene encoding uncharacterized protein LOC105780111 — protein sequence MIQQLKKMRCSTSVKRNKLKDAIIAELAASTNPSMAINPELIDLRLQQFLPTLQTPSHPPYSLMIQQAILKLNEECGSKEEDISRFIEKEYKGLPWAHASFLSHHLERLCRTGELTSVDNERYMVCMDDGDFRNKEETSLGLKVSNCDEKEDRALVRGKGSEVEVFNGWSGVNGDRVLESEKRCEVERQSVEVNGRNRACDERTEGFEEQMEGRRESINEVREESQHFNEQIELSLHLEKLCRNGEIVCVNKEDDGDLQNEEEMSHRLNVSNSVEKEDQTLVQGKWSEVEAFDVCNGVNSGQAAESETRCEVERQSVEVKGQDRACDGRTEGFEEQMEGRRESINEVREKSQHFNGQIETSHHLEKLCEDDGDLWNEEDEMSHRLNISNSIEKEDRTLGQGKRSDVEAFDSCNGVNSGQAAESETQCEVERHSVEVSGQKTACEQRMEGCTIESINEVQEESQDFSRQIEESNHSEKLCRNAEIECVNNEQQTRHLEDGDLVNEEEMCHRFCMSNISNSDESEDQTLVQVKDREVEAINGLSGVNGDQAAESKNRCKIGTHSIEVSDKNTTSERRMEGFEKKKDGRREPLKEVQEESQNFSGQIGASCHLEKHGEIDNADNERSIVHMDDAALGKENDEKEDRPLDQEKGTEVEAFVGCSEVKGDQANNGEACEQITEGFAEQNEGTRESLEEVQEGQNISDPIEVAEEVDIAKGKPTKVAQKRRGQKRKRQVKTRKQRKVARVLINEGRKESLKEVQEESENFSSPIEVAEEIPIGKLNKVTRKPRGKKRKRQEITNKPIKVLKDDIAWPMMENEKKYVKERQQQMKGGNGVTKSVGEQDQPQRGKMVSEQGSQDPKIDIRTKTLVNPFDGDVKNLKISPPKRSARLLEKKKKEGLKHEEQQQRKLRERERRLLIVCALPAATQPRKDIDPEARTTPRIDLESREWGKILLRQLKRPRSRTHANRKGNMAERFTQSEPKLNGTSKNSELEEEKQEPRMKVYVRRKVKKSQLKEPENNIVLSSNLG from the exons ATGATTCAGCAACTGAAGAAAATGCGTTGTAGTACTAGTGTAAAAAGAAACAAGCTTAAAGACGCCATTATTGCAGAGCTTGCTGCTTCAACAAACCCTTCAATGGCGATAAACCCTGAACTTATCGACCTTCGATTGCAGCAGTTCTTGCCTACTTTACAAACTCCTAGTCATCCTCCTTACTCTTTG atgATTCAACAagcaattttgaaattaaatgaggAATGTGGGTCGAAAGAGGAGGATATATCGAGGTTTATAGAGAAAGAATACAAGGGTTTGCCGTGGGCGCATGCTAGTTTTTTGAGTCATCATTTGGAGAGGCTTTGTAGAACCGGAGAGCTCACATCTGTAGATAATGAACGGTATATGGTTTGTATGGATGATGGAGATTTCAGGAACAAGGAGGAGACGAGTCTTGGGTTGAAAGTTTCAAATTGTGATGAGAAGGAAGATCGAGCCTTGGTTCGAGGGAAGGGGAGTGAAGTTGAGGTTTTCAATGGATGGAGTGGAGTAAATGGTGATCGAGTTCTGGAATCTGAGAAACGATGTGAAGTTGAAAGACAAAGTGTTGAAGTAAATGGCCGGAATAGAGCTTGTGATGAAAGAACGGAAGGGTTTGAAGAACAAATGGAAGGCAGAAGGGAATCCATTAATGAGGTTCGAGAAGAAAGTCAACACTTTAATGAACAAATTGAACTGAGTCTTCATTTGGAGAAGCTTTGTAGGAATGGAGAGATCGTATGCgttaataaagaagatgatgGTGATTTGCAGAATGAGGAGGAAATGAGTCATAGGTTGAACGTTTCAAATAGCGTTGAGAAGGAAGATCAAACTTTAGTCCAAGGGAAGTGGAGTGAAGTCGAGGCTTTTGATGTCTGTAATGGGGTAAACAGTGGTCAAGCTGCAGAATCTGAAACTCGGTGTGAAGTTGAAAGACAAAGTGTTGAAGTGAAAGGCCAGGATAGAGCTTGTGATGGAAGAACGGAAGGGTTTGAAGAACAAATGGAAGGCAGAAGGGAATCGATTAATGAGGTTCGAGAAAAAAGTCAACACTTTAACGGACAAATTGAAACGAGTCATCATTTGGAGAAGCTTTGTGAAGATGATGGTGATTTGTGGAATGAGGAGGACGAGATGAGTCATAGGTTGAACATTTCAAATAGCATTGAGAAGGAAGATCGAACCTTAGGCCAAGGGAAGCGGAGTGATGTCGAGGCTTTTGACAGCTGTAACGGGGTAAACAGTGGTCAAGCTGCAGAATCTGAAACTCAGTGTGAAGTTGAAAGACATAGTGTTGAAGTGAGTGGCCAAAAGACCGCATGTGAGCAAAGGATGGAGGGATGCACTATAGAGTCAATTAACGAGGTTCAAGAAGAAAGCCAAGACTTTAGTCGACAAATTGAAGAGAGTAATCATTCGGAGAAGCTTTGTAGGAATGCGgaaattgaatgtgttaataatGAACAGCAAACACGCCACTTGGAGGATGGTGATTTGGTCAATGAGGAGGAGATGTGTCATAGGTTCTGTATGTCAAACATTTCAAATAGTGATGAAAGCGAAGATCAAACCTTGGTCCAAGTAAAGGATAGAGAAGTTGAGGCTATTAATGGACTGAGTGGGGTAAATGGTGATCAAGCTGCGGAATCCAAGAATCGATGCAAAATTGGAACACATAGTATTGAAGTGAGTGATAAAAATACGACATCTGAGCGAAGAATGGAgggatttgaaaaaaaaaaggatggcAGAAGGGAACCACTTAAAGAGGTTCAAGAAGAAAGTCAAAACTTTAGTGGTCAAATTGGAGCGAGTTGTCATTTGGAGAAGCATGGAGAGATTGATAATGCCGATAATGAACGGTCTATTGTCCACATGGATGATGCTGCTTTGGGGAAGGAGAACGATGAGAAGGAAGATCGACCCTTAGACCAAGAGAAAGGGACTGAAGTCGAGGCTTTTGTTGGCTGTAGTGAGGTAAAAGGTGATCAAGCTAATAATGGAGAAGCATGTGAGCAAATAACAGAGGGATTTGCAGAACAAAACGAGGGCACAAGGGAATCACTTGAAGAGGTTCAAGAAGGTCAAAACATTAGTGATCCAATTGAAGTAGCCGAAGAAGTCGATATAGCAAAAGGAAAACCAACCAAGGTGGCTCAAAAACGAAGGGGACAAAAGAGAAAACGACAAGTGAAGACCAGAAAACAGAGAAAGGTGGCTCGTGTTTTAATAAACGAAGGCAGAAAGGAATCACTTAAAGAGGTTCAAGAAGAAAGTGAAAACTTTAGCAGTCCAATCGAAGTAGCTGAAGAAATACCGATAGGAAAGCTAAATAAGGTCACTCGAAAACCGAggggaaaaaagagaaaacGACAAGAGATTACCAATAAACCGATAAAG GTACTCAAGGACGATATTGCTTGGCCCATGATGGAAAACGAGAAGAAATATGTCAAGGAGCGACAACAGCAAATGAAGGGCGGAAATGGAGTAACAAAGTCTGTTGGTGAACAAGATCAACCACAACGAGGTAAGATGGTTAGTGAACAAGGCTCACAGGACCCAAAAATTGACATCAGAACCAAAACGCTGGTAAATCCTTTTGATGGAGATGTAAAAAACTTGAAGATTTCACCTCCGAAGCGTTCCGCTCGTctattagaaaagaaaaagaaagaaggtttAAAGCACGAGGAACAGCAGCAAAGGAAGCTTCGTGAAAGAGAAAGGCGTTTGCTTATTGTTTGTGCTTTGCCAGCAGCAACCCAACCAAGGAAAGATATTGACCCGGAGGCACGTACAACGCCACGGATAGATCTTGAATCAAGGGAATGGGGGAAGATCCTTTTAAGGCAACTTAAACGTCCTAGATCTCGAACGCATGCAAATCGTAAAGGGAATATGGCTGAGAGGTTTACTCAAAGTGAGCCGAAGCTGAATGGTACGTCCAAAAATTCAGAACTCGAGGAGGAGAAACAAGAACCTCGGATGAAGGTTTATGTTCGGAGAAAGGTGAAAAAATCCCAGCTAAAAGAACCTGAAAACAACATCGTTTTGTCATCAAACCTGGGATAG